ctgaaaacaatatatatttttggggttattttgactagttgttattttctacaaataaatactctaaatgacaaaaaatttatttggattttgggagtaatgttttcagtagtttatagaataaaataaaacggttAAATTTACTCAAActcatacctatgaatagtaaaaccatagaaactgataattttgcagtggtcttttaataaCCTTCcacagaaattcaacactaatgtTGTTTGCTCCATGGGGTTTAAGACCgggggtgtctctgtaaagcactttgtgaaaactgctgttgtaaaaagggctttataaatacatttgattgattgattgattgatctattTCTCAACTAAATTCTATCGCAAGTCTCCGGAgtgttccttggacttcatggcttagGTTTTGCAGACATGCACTGTGGGCCCTTTTTATAGATagatgtgtgcctttccaaatcatgtcctaTTAGTTGAGATGGACTCCAAGTTCAAGAAACATCTCCAAGAGGATCTAAGGTCaaaggatgcatctgagctcaaaaGTGTCATGGAAAAGGatttgaatacttatgtacatatTGTATgtattggttttgttttttcaataaattgccacacatttctaaatgtgtttttgctttatcATTACGGAGTGTTGTGTGTTGATGATGGCAatagatatatatattcatTAATATATCAGTTATGAATCAAGTcaataatacaacaaaatagGGAGAAGCtgaaggggtctaaatacttccgGAGGCACTGTAGCCTGTTGAAACCTAGAAGGCTGAAGCACAGTTCTTTAAGATGGTTTTAAAACAGACTTAACGCAATCCGTATTAATACTGGGCAAGAGTGACGTTAATTCAGAGGGTAGAAAGAAGCCACTCTGGTGACCTGAAAGCCCTACTGACACGGTTCACTTCAGCAGTGGACCCAAGAATAACTTGACATGCGCAGTAGACTGTGTTCATATCAGGGGCTTACATTGCACTATCTGGTTACAATTACTTGAGCGATTTAACAGTAGGTTACAGGTTAGAATTGCTGTGACAAGTTGTTCCAGACACTACTGTATGATTTTccgaaaataataattatttttcgaAAGGACATAACCGGAAGATTCCAGTCGGGCGAGAGGTGAGCAGCTGTCATGGATGACATGAGAATAGTCCTGGACAAAAATGCGACGGAGTTGACTGTTATGGACGTTTATGACATCGCCGCGGTTATGGGTCTGGAGTTTGAACACATTGCCGATCAGTTTGGGTGCGAGGCTTTACTGCGGCTGATGCCTAAAGTGGTCCGGGTTTTGGAAATGCTGGAGGTGCTCGTCGCCCGCAATAACAACTCAGAGACAGAGGAACTACGGCGCGATCTGGACATGTTGCGTTTGGAACGGAAAGATAGATTGGAGAAAGAGAAGATACGTCTACGggtttgtctgtttaccaaaatatacacGTGTAAGAATCGAATAAACACTTCTCAATAGTCAAAGGTCAAGTCAAAGATACTTTAGTTGTAAGATAATCAGTAAGGGCTTCACGACCACACAAGGCGATGGCATTACAGTCGACCCATGTGCATAAACGGTTCGGTTCACGTGCCTTTTTTTCTCGCCCTGTGGAATAAAAAACGTTATTATAGGCTTGATGGAAAACGCAGCTGTCAATTCACTTTCATAAACATCATCTACACGTTTTTATGTAGACCTACGACAGACTCTGTAAGTATAATTACTAATGTAGCCTACGTCTGTTAGCCATGAAAGTTTGAAAGCGAGTTTTGATGACATGAGTCAAGTATTTGCACATAAATTACATAGTACGCAATGTTTGACAACGCAGTGGCctgttttggctcaacagtgcTTTTACAACCAATAGCCATGAATCACAGAATGCATCGTTAATATGGAATGAATACGACCACTCACAATGTTTTCAATAGATTtttaaacacataaaaaaaaaataggtagATTAACCTTTTCACGTCTTTTCACGTCTTTTCACGTCTGTGCAATAGGGGCCTACTATTTCAGAATCGGAAAAGTTCAATGAGCACCTGCTAAAATTccttaatttatattttaaattaaattattttttaaattgctcTGCAAAACAGTTTGTTAACCCGGCCATTATTCAGCTACACCTCTGGGTTGATTTAGGAATTTCTGCTTTGCCAACACCATCCTCCCTCAGGCGTCTTAACCATTTCGCCACTCAGTAATTGGCCGACGATTAGTGAAAGGATAGACTTGTAAGGTTGATGAGGTTGTTTCAAACATTTGCACGTGCCCAGGAATTGGAGCTGGTGGAGGATGTTTGGAGAGGGGAGGCCCAAGACCGACTGTCTCAGATCACACagctggaggtggagaacaAGAGGCTTCAGAAGAGTCTGTCCCTCAAAGACTCACACGTGACTGAGGAGGAGCTGCAACGAAAGGAGGGTGTGTGCAGCATGTCAGTAAGGCATTTAGCAGGAACTTGTCAAAGAAGCGTAACAGGCCTGCAAGCATAATAGGCATACATTCATTCCATTTAAATTAGactaaacaaaaatatgaaataaaatataaaaaatgtgttttgtctaCCACTGATCAtcacaaaaaagtccataagGTCAAAGGGAAAAATCAGctctttaaattgttttacattaattacaACTGGGAAAACAGTTGTCATGTTAGTGTGGCGCTACAGGTTAATGCTCTTACAGATGGAGAGGTCTAGGAGGCAGTAAATGCAACCAACAGAAATACAGCCACTGTGCTTTAATTTTTCATGGGGATGTTTATCACAgggccaaaacacacacacactggtctaATCAGGTTGATTGACCAAGTTGCTGTATTTCTCTGGTAGAGGCTCAACATACTTTGTGTTAATAATTTAGCCAATTTAACATAGTTTTCATTTAGTTAGgtcatattttgaatgaaactatttaacaaaatgtgttcaGCAGCATGAGTTCCACCTGTAAATTATTTAGCACAGTTTGTGCTGATACATGTTTGTTTAAATGCTTGTGtgagctgtatgtgtgtatcttTTGGACAGGTGTATCAGAGAGAGAGCATCAGGTGATGATGAAACTGAAGGACATGGTAGACAAACAGAGGGGTGATATCCAGGAGAAGGACCATGAGCTGAATCTCAAGAATGAGGACCTGAAGGCGGTATGAGGCTTGTGCCTTTCTACATACTAGTGCTCCAAGTTAACACATCCAACTAGGCCTCATACTATCTCATCAGGGCAGCAGGTAGCCTGGTatttagagcatctgaccagtaaccgaaAGTTTGCTAAATTGAATCGCTGGGTCGGCTTGGTGAAGaatctgtcgttctgtccctgagcaagacagttaacccctATTCCTTCCAGGTTGCTGCTGTAAATAGGAATATGTTCTTTGTCAACTCActtggtaaaataaatgttctctAGCTTTAATTCATTTTGATGCTTGAGAATAACAGTAACTTCCACCAGCAAGTTGAACCCTTAAAGAGTTTCCATCAGTTTCTTAAAATATCATTGCTCAAATGAATTGAACATGATTGAATGTACTTTGTCCCCCCATTTATAGCTTCAGCTGCAGCATCACTGCCTGAGGAAGATCAACCTGGAGCTGCGGCACAGGGTCAGGATGATGGACGCTCAGTGCAAAACAGTGATCCAGCAGAAGGCTGAGGTTGAGGCTATGTCCCAGGGGCGTCAGCAGGAGCTAGAGGCCCTGCGGCAGGAAGTGGCAAGGCTGAAAGAGGAGCGCCAACATTGGAAGCTGAAGCGGGCAGAAGAGGAGGTGAGAGAAgtatccagaaagtcacattgtatgatttttaaataattcatttgcattttattgcatatgtatttgatcacctacatcAGGGATTcaattttagacctgcacaaggctgggatgtgctacaggacaataggcaagcagcttggtgagaaggcaacaaatgttggcgcaattataaaaaaaatggaagaagttcaagatgacggtcaatctccctcggtctggggctccatgcaaaatctcacctcgtggggcatcaatgatcatgaggaaggtgagggatcagcccagaactacacggcaggacctggtcaatgacctgtagagagctgggaccacagtctcaaagaaaaccattaataacacactttgccgtcatggattaaaatcctgcagcgcaagcaaggtccccctgctcaagccagcgcatgtccaggcccgtctgaagtttgccaatgaccatctggatgatccagaggaggaatgggagaaggtcatgtggtctgatgagacaaaaatagagctttttggtctaaactccactcgccgtgtttggaggaagaagaaggatgagtacaactccaaggacagcattccaaccgtgaagcatggaggtggaaactttattctttggggatgcttttctgcaaaggcgacaggacaactgcactgtattgaggggaggatggatggggccatgtaccgcaagatcttggccaacaacctccttctctcagtaagagcattaaagatgcgtcggggctgggtcttccagcatgacaatgacctgaaacacacagccagggcaactaaggagtggctccataagaagcat
This portion of the Esox lucius isolate fEsoLuc1 chromosome 13, fEsoLuc1.pri, whole genome shotgun sequence genome encodes:
- the LOC105026108 gene encoding RILP-like protein 1 encodes the protein MDDMRIVLDKNATELTVMDVYDIAAVMGLEFEHIADQFGCEALLRLMPKVVRVLEMLEVLVARNNNSETEELRRDLDMLRLERKDRLEKEKIRLRELELVEDVWRGEAQDRLSQITQLEVENKRLQKSLSLKDSHVTEEELQRKEGVSEREHQVMMKLKDMVDKQRGDIQEKDHELNLKNEDLKALQLQHHCLRKINLELRHRVRMMDAQCKTVIQQKAEVEAMSQGRQQELEALRQEVARLKEERQHWKLKRAEEEVREEECFESADSHSLCAVCDEVPDALELKEDDSPRFTLQELQDVLQERNELKAQVFMLQEELIYYKSEELEDEINGVCCDSPHESEPSTTEEPASRIKHLIFTAVMPMVAAGLIADDPTLQPIRRFMSFV